One stretch of Gemmatimonadaceae bacterium DNA includes these proteins:
- the rny gene encoding ribonuclease Y — protein MNVIAIIAALGAVVVASPAFFIFGRRLGRSAEQRRQVEAEATAQQLAKRVVEDAEREAENLRKSAVVAGKEELIKLRETFEQDARGRREEVEREERRLEERESLLDRKLDAFDQREKDLGRRQSDFGRREKNVAQREGELEKLIVEERRRLEQLAGLSALDAKAELIRRMEEEAQADAANRIREIRETARRNADREAKKIVALAIQRIAAEHTAESTVSAVSLPNDEMKGRIIGREGRNIRAFELATGVDVIIDDTPDSVVVSCFDPIRREVARLALEKLVSDGRIHPGRIEEVVEKSRREVDTQIVEIGEEGAYEAGVHGLHPELIKLVGRMRWRTSYGQNILQHSKEVAWLAGIMAAELGLDVAMAKRGALLHDVGKVLTHEHEGTHVQLGVEVATKYGEHPLVVNCIAAHHDDVPHESEISVLVQAADAISGSRPGARREAFETYVKRLEGLERIASSYKGVERVFAIQAGREVRVIVVPEEVDDPRMTTLSEEIARRIEAELQYPGQIKVMLIRETRAVDFAR, from the coding sequence ATGAACGTCATCGCGATCATCGCCGCGCTGGGCGCCGTAGTCGTGGCGTCGCCGGCGTTTTTCATTTTCGGTCGCCGCCTGGGGCGGTCCGCCGAGCAACGGCGCCAGGTCGAAGCCGAAGCCACCGCCCAGCAGTTGGCCAAGCGCGTCGTGGAGGATGCCGAGCGCGAAGCGGAGAACCTGCGCAAGAGCGCCGTCGTAGCCGGCAAGGAAGAGCTGATCAAGCTACGCGAGACGTTCGAGCAGGACGCGCGCGGCCGCCGCGAGGAGGTCGAGCGCGAGGAGCGCCGCCTCGAGGAGCGCGAGTCGCTGCTCGACCGCAAACTCGACGCGTTCGATCAGCGCGAGAAGGATCTCGGCCGCCGGCAGAGCGATTTCGGCCGTCGCGAGAAGAACGTCGCTCAGCGCGAAGGTGAGTTGGAGAAGCTCATTGTCGAGGAGCGCCGCCGTCTGGAACAGCTGGCCGGCCTTTCGGCGCTGGACGCCAAGGCCGAGTTGATCCGCCGCATGGAAGAGGAGGCTCAGGCCGACGCCGCCAATCGGATTCGCGAGATCCGCGAGACGGCGCGCCGCAACGCCGACCGGGAAGCCAAGAAGATCGTGGCCCTCGCCATCCAGCGCATCGCCGCCGAACACACCGCGGAGAGCACCGTGTCGGCGGTGTCGCTGCCGAACGACGAGATGAAAGGACGCATCATCGGCCGCGAGGGCCGGAACATTCGCGCCTTCGAATTGGCCACGGGCGTGGATGTGATCATCGATGACACGCCGGATTCGGTGGTCGTGTCGTGCTTCGATCCCATCCGTCGCGAAGTGGCGCGCCTGGCGCTCGAGAAGCTCGTGTCCGACGGCCGCATCCATCCGGGGCGCATCGAGGAAGTGGTGGAGAAGTCGCGCCGGGAAGTGGACACGCAAATCGTGGAGATCGGTGAAGAAGGGGCGTACGAGGCGGGCGTGCACGGCCTCCATCCCGAACTGATCAAGCTCGTGGGGCGCATGCGGTGGCGTACCAGCTACGGGCAGAACATCCTCCAGCACTCCAAAGAAGTGGCGTGGCTGGCCGGCATCATGGCCGCGGAACTGGGGCTCGACGTGGCCATGGCCAAGCGTGGCGCACTGCTCCATGACGTGGGCAAGGTGCTCACGCACGAGCACGAGGGCACGCACGTGCAGTTGGGCGTGGAGGTTGCCACCAAGTACGGCGAGCACCCGCTCGTGGTGAATTGCATCGCCGCGCATCACGACGACGTGCCGCACGAGAGTGAGATCTCCGTGCTTGTTCAGGCGGCCGACGCGATCTCGGGATCGCGTCCCGGCGCCCGGCGCGAAGCGTTCGAGACCTACGTCAAGCGCCTCGAGGGGCTGGAACGCATCGCGTCGAGCTACAAGGGCGTGGAGCGCGTATTCGCCATCCAGGCGGGGCGCGAGGTGCGCGTCATCGTCGTGCCCGAGGAAGTGGACGATCCGCGCATGACCACGTTGTCGGAGGAGATCGCCCGGCGGATCGAGGCCGAGTTGCAGTATCCGGGACAGATCAAGGTGATGCTCATTCGCGAAACGAGGGCTGTGGACTTTGCCAGATAA
- the folD gene encoding bifunctional methylenetetrahydrofolate dehydrogenase/methenyltetrahydrofolate cyclohydrolase FolD, with protein MPDNTEGRGGLIDGVALAKKIRARVAEEAASLAAQGTTPGLTVVLVGDDPASAVYVRTKGRACDEVGIRSDTIILPASTAEPELLALVDTLNADRSVHGILVQMPLPKHIDADAVIRRIDPEKDVDGFHPVNVGLLLAGSKEGFAPCTPAGVMAILRAYGVETRGADVVVIGRSNIVGKPMASLLVQAGADADATVTICHSRTRDLAGHVRRADIVIAAVGRARLVTADMVKPGAVVIDVGVNRVADASAPKGYRLVGDVDFEGVRQVASLITPVPGGVGPMTIAMLMQNTVRAAFRALN; from the coding sequence TTGCCAGATAATACCGAGGGGCGCGGCGGTCTGATCGACGGCGTCGCGCTCGCCAAGAAGATTCGCGCGCGGGTAGCCGAAGAGGCCGCGTCGCTCGCCGCCCAGGGCACGACACCGGGGCTCACCGTGGTACTCGTGGGCGACGACCCGGCGAGCGCCGTGTACGTGCGCACCAAGGGCCGGGCGTGCGATGAGGTCGGCATCCGGTCCGACACCATCATTCTCCCGGCGTCCACCGCCGAGCCCGAACTGCTGGCGTTGGTCGACACGCTCAATGCCGACCGGTCGGTGCACGGCATCCTCGTGCAGATGCCCCTGCCCAAACACATCGACGCCGACGCCGTGATCCGCCGCATCGATCCCGAAAAGGACGTCGATGGATTCCATCCGGTCAACGTCGGGTTGCTGCTGGCCGGGTCCAAGGAAGGGTTCGCGCCCTGCACGCCGGCCGGCGTGATGGCCATTCTGCGCGCATACGGCGTGGAGACGCGCGGCGCCGACGTCGTCGTGATCGGGCGGAGCAACATCGTGGGCAAGCCGATGGCGTCGCTGCTCGTCCAGGCGGGCGCCGACGCCGACGCCACCGTCACCATCTGCCACTCGCGCACGCGCGACCTGGCGGGACACGTTCGCCGCGCCGACATCGTGATCGCGGCCGTGGGACGCGCCCGCCTGGTCACCGCCGACATGGTGAAGCCGGGTGCGGTGGTGATCGACGTGGGCGTGAATCGCGTGGCCGACGCGAGCGCCCCCAAAGGCTACCGCCTCGTGGGCGACGTGGACTTCGAAGGCGTGCGACAGGTCGCCTCGCTCATCACGCCGGTGCCGGGGGGGGTTGGGCCGATGACGATCGCGATGCTGATGCAGAACACCGTCCGCGCCGCCTTCCGCGCGCTGAACTGA
- the xseA gene encoding exodeoxyribonuclease VII large subunit → MPRRREPRGAEQGGFELFPAVSEAAGMIPAAAGPGESADTAVAVTSLTQTAKAVIEGAFSPLWVRGEVSDFKAHRNGHWYFTLRDESAQIRCVVWSRDQRGIPASPDDGMQVSALGQLTVYAARGEMQFTIRRIEAVGDGLWRKAFEQTRARLESDGLLAPERKRPIPKYPRRIAVITSPTGAALHDITAVIRRRAPGVEVVVIPAAVQGEAAPRELVAALDRLARWHDADLLIIGRGGGAREDLWAFNDELVARALAACPIPTISAVGHEVDVTICDLVADLRAPTPSAAAEAAVRAVSELATEVRALGVRLRRAVASRVEVAGMRLHRAGRALAGLAQRGVERRRARLGALAGRLDALSPLATLERGYAVARDDEGHVLASVTQFTPDTAFRLTLRDGDIRARTTGIQEKA, encoded by the coding sequence ATGCCGCGGCGCCGCGAGCCCCGCGGGGCGGAGCAGGGCGGCTTTGAGTTGTTCCCGGCGGTGAGCGAGGCCGCCGGGATGATCCCAGCGGCCGCCGGCCCTGGGGAGAGCGCCGACACGGCCGTGGCGGTCACGTCGCTCACCCAGACGGCCAAGGCGGTGATCGAGGGCGCGTTCTCTCCCTTGTGGGTACGCGGCGAGGTGAGCGATTTCAAGGCTCATCGCAACGGCCACTGGTACTTCACACTGCGCGACGAGTCGGCTCAGATCCGCTGCGTCGTCTGGTCACGTGACCAGCGCGGCATTCCCGCGTCGCCCGACGATGGCATGCAGGTCTCGGCACTTGGCCAACTCACGGTGTACGCCGCGCGCGGCGAAATGCAGTTCACCATCCGGCGTATCGAAGCGGTGGGCGATGGGCTCTGGCGCAAGGCGTTCGAGCAGACGCGCGCGCGCCTCGAGTCCGACGGGTTGCTGGCCCCGGAGCGCAAGCGGCCGATCCCGAAGTACCCCCGCCGGATCGCCGTGATCACGAGCCCGACGGGCGCGGCGCTGCACGACATCACCGCCGTGATCCGGCGCCGCGCGCCTGGCGTCGAGGTGGTGGTCATTCCGGCCGCCGTACAGGGCGAGGCGGCGCCCCGCGAGTTGGTCGCGGCGCTCGACCGGCTGGCCCGCTGGCACGACGCCGACCTCCTCATCATCGGCCGCGGCGGCGGCGCGCGCGAAGACCTGTGGGCGTTCAACGACGAACTCGTGGCCCGGGCCCTCGCCGCCTGTCCGATCCCCACGATCTCGGCCGTCGGCCACGAAGTGGACGTCACGATCTGCGACCTCGTGGCCGATCTCCGCGCGCCGACGCCATCGGCGGCCGCCGAAGCCGCGGTCCGCGCCGTGAGCGAGCTGGCCACCGAAGTGCGGGCGCTCGGCGTGCGGCTGCGACGCGCGGTCGCGTCGCGCGTCGAGGTTGCGGGCATGCGGCTGCACCGCGCCGGCCGCGCGCTGGCCGGGCTTGCCCAGCGTGGCGTGGAACGGCGCCGGGCGCGGCTGGGTGCGCTGGCCGGCCGCCTCGATGCGTTGAGTCCGCTGGCCACCCTCGAACGGGGATACGCCGTGGCGCGCGACGATGAAGGCCATGTGCTGGCCTCGGTCACGCAATTCACGCCGGACACGGCCTTCCGCCTCACGCTCCGCGACGGCGATATCCGCGCGCGCACCACCGGCATCCAGGAGAAGGCATGA
- the xseB gene encoding exodeoxyribonuclease VII small subunit translates to MSFEARLQRLEEIVAELEGDTLDLARALTLFEEGIACLRDATTELGKSEAQVRRLVERDDGTFEVTDLRE, encoded by the coding sequence ATGAGCTTCGAAGCGCGGTTGCAACGGCTGGAGGAGATCGTGGCCGAGCTGGAGGGCGACACCCTCGACCTGGCACGCGCTCTCACGCTGTTCGAGGAAGGAATTGCGTGCCTGCGCGACGCCACGACCGAGCTGGGCAAGTCCGAAGCGCAGGTGCGCCGGCTTGTCGAACGAGACGACGGCACCTTCGAAGTGACCGACCTGCGTGAGTGA
- a CDS encoding farnesyl diphosphate synthase: MSDPAFDFGPDRAAVDAALSALAARETAALPGPVGKAIRYSLEGGGKRLRAVLFLAAYRAAGGAQDAADLAAAIEVVHAYSLVHDDLPCMDDDDMRRGRPTVHRVFGVAVATAAGVAMVPLAARAAARAARTMGLAPMVTTHIVEELMRASGAGGMVGGQLLDLEGEERRNSLAELERIHRAKTGALIGAAVTLGGLSAGASAERMAALDRFGASVGLAFQIADDVLDVTATTDELGKTAGKDVAYGKTTYPALLGVEGAVAKADALVAEGCGALAEAGLLSPGLERLARFIISRRS; the protein is encoded by the coding sequence GTGAGTGATCCGGCGTTCGACTTCGGGCCCGACCGGGCGGCCGTCGACGCGGCGCTCTCGGCGCTCGCCGCGCGCGAAACGGCGGCGCTGCCGGGCCCCGTGGGCAAGGCCATTCGTTACAGTCTCGAAGGCGGCGGCAAGCGGCTGCGCGCGGTGCTCTTTCTGGCCGCGTACCGTGCCGCCGGCGGCGCCCAGGACGCCGCGGATCTGGCCGCCGCCATCGAGGTGGTGCACGCCTACTCGCTCGTGCACGACGACCTTCCGTGCATGGACGACGACGACATGCGCCGGGGGCGCCCCACCGTGCACCGGGTATTCGGCGTGGCGGTGGCCACGGCGGCCGGCGTGGCGATGGTGCCGCTGGCGGCGCGCGCGGCGGCTCGGGCGGCACGGACCATGGGGCTCGCTCCGATGGTGACCACCCACATCGTGGAAGAACTCATGCGTGCCTCGGGTGCCGGGGGCATGGTGGGCGGGCAGCTGCTCGACCTCGAAGGGGAGGAGCGCCGGAACTCGCTTGCCGAATTGGAGCGCATCCATCGCGCCAAGACGGGCGCGCTCATCGGGGCGGCGGTCACGCTGGGCGGGCTGTCGGCGGGCGCGAGCGCCGAGCGCATGGCTGCGCTCGACCGATTTGGGGCAAGCGTGGGCCTGGCGTTCCAGATCGCCGACGACGTCCTCGACGTCACGGCCACGACCGACGAACTTGGCAAGACCGCGGGCAAGGACGTGGCGTATGGAAAGACCACCTATCCGGCGCTGCTGGGCGTCGAAGGCGCCGTGGCCAAGGCCGACGCGCTGGTGGCCGAGGGGTGCGGCGCGCTGGCCGAGGCTGGGCTGCTGAGCCCCGGCCTCGAGCGACTGGCGCGATTCATCATCTCCCGCCGATCGTAG
- the dxs gene encoding 1-deoxy-D-xylulose-5-phosphate synthase, with amino-acid sequence MSILDGINSPADLRLLSRAQLSTLADEMRARLVDVCSRTGGHIGAGLGVVELTIALHAAFDTPRDQLVWDVGHQGYPHKLLTGRNDRMETLRKEGGISGFLKRNESEYDAFGAGHAATSISAALGIAAGRDIRGETYKVAAVLGDGAFSSGLAYEGLNNAGHSDRDIVVVLNDNEMSIAPNVGAMSKYLNSVQRNPLYNRLRSALGDIMDKAPRRLAGVSGWVKRWEESVKTFLTPGVLFEELGFRYFGPIDGHDIGAMLDTFTAVRNMSGPRLVHVITQKGKGFPAGEHSAGEKWHALPPGYDPSTGKARQASTGNPAYTAVFGRGLAALAQEDPRVVTITAAMPSGTGTSVVAQAVPDRFFDVGIAEGHAVTFAAGLATRGLKPVVAIYSTFLQRGYDNIIHDVAIQSLPVVFCMDRAGLVGEDGETHMGLYDIAYMLAVPNMTVTAPRDGREMLGLLRAGIGHDAGPFCLRYPRATVPDDTPEMAAIEPVPYGTWDVARRGAEVAILAVGTMVGASLAAADALAAEGLNVTVVNCRYLKPYDETTLTAVLTEHRHVLVVEEGTVVNGFGAYMSAVIARHDPAVRVETLGVPDRIIYAAPRNRQLALCGLTPEGIADRVRALHRSEAMAG; translated from the coding sequence ATGAGCATCCTAGACGGCATCAATTCCCCGGCCGACCTCCGGCTGCTGAGCCGTGCCCAACTGAGCACCCTCGCCGACGAGATGCGCGCGCGGCTCGTCGACGTGTGTTCTCGAACCGGCGGACACATCGGCGCCGGGTTGGGCGTGGTGGAACTGACCATCGCCCTGCACGCCGCGTTCGACACGCCGCGCGACCAGCTCGTGTGGGACGTCGGCCACCAGGGGTATCCGCACAAGCTGCTCACCGGGCGCAACGACCGGATGGAGACGCTGCGCAAGGAAGGCGGCATTTCCGGGTTCCTCAAGCGCAACGAGAGCGAGTACGATGCGTTCGGGGCGGGGCATGCCGCCACCTCGATCTCGGCGGCCCTCGGCATCGCGGCTGGCCGGGACATCCGCGGCGAGACGTACAAAGTGGCCGCCGTGCTCGGCGACGGCGCATTCAGCAGCGGTCTGGCATACGAGGGGCTGAACAACGCCGGCCACTCGGACCGCGACATCGTGGTGGTGCTCAACGACAACGAGATGTCCATCGCCCCCAACGTGGGCGCGATGTCGAAGTACCTGAACTCGGTGCAGCGCAACCCGCTGTACAACCGGCTCCGTTCGGCGCTTGGCGACATCATGGACAAGGCGCCCAGGCGGCTAGCGGGCGTGTCGGGCTGGGTGAAGCGGTGGGAGGAGAGCGTCAAGACGTTCCTGACCCCCGGCGTGCTGTTCGAGGAACTCGGATTCCGCTACTTCGGCCCCATCGACGGCCACGACATCGGCGCGATGCTCGATACCTTCACCGCCGTGCGGAACATGAGTGGCCCGCGGCTGGTCCACGTGATCACGCAGAAGGGCAAGGGATTCCCGGCGGGCGAACATTCGGCGGGCGAGAAGTGGCACGCGTTGCCGCCGGGGTACGATCCATCCACCGGCAAGGCGCGCCAGGCGTCCACGGGAAATCCGGCGTACACGGCCGTGTTCGGCAGGGGCTTGGCCGCGCTCGCCCAGGAAGATCCACGCGTCGTGACGATCACGGCGGCGATGCCGAGTGGCACCGGGACATCGGTCGTCGCCCAGGCGGTGCCCGATCGGTTCTTCGACGTCGGGATCGCCGAAGGGCACGCCGTGACGTTCGCCGCCGGATTGGCCACCCGCGGGCTCAAGCCGGTGGTGGCCATCTACTCCACCTTCCTGCAGCGCGGCTACGACAACATCATCCACGACGTGGCCATCCAGTCGCTGCCCGTGGTGTTCTGCATGGACCGGGCGGGCCTGGTGGGCGAGGACGGCGAGACCCACATGGGGCTATATGATATCGCATATATGCTCGCCGTGCCCAACATGACCGTGACCGCGCCGCGCGACGGGCGCGAGATGCTCGGGCTGCTGCGGGCCGGCATCGGCCACGACGCCGGCCCGTTCTGCCTGCGGTACCCGCGGGCCACCGTTCCCGACGACACGCCCGAGATGGCGGCCATCGAGCCGGTGCCGTACGGCACGTGGGACGTGGCGCGCCGCGGCGCCGAAGTGGCCATCCTCGCCGTGGGGACGATGGTCGGTGCTTCCCTCGCCGCCGCCGATGCGCTCGCCGCCGAGGGGCTGAACGTCACCGTGGTCAATTGCCGCTATCTCAAACCGTACGACGAGACGACGCTCACCGCCGTGCTCACCGAGCACCGACACGTGCTGGTGGTGGAGGAGGGCACGGTGGTGAACGGATTCGGCGCGTACATGAGCGCGGTCATCGCGCGACATGACCCCGCAGTCCGCGTCGAAACGCTGGGCGTGCCGGATCGGATCATCTACGCGGCCCCGCGGAACCGTCAGCTCGCCCTGTGCGGGCTCACTCCCGAAGGAATCGCCGATCGCGTGCGTGCGCTGCACCGGAGCGAGGCGATGGCCGGGTGA